A single region of the Salvia splendens isolate huo1 chromosome 18, SspV2, whole genome shotgun sequence genome encodes:
- the LOC121777857 gene encoding dual specificity tyrosine-phosphorylation-regulated kinase 2-like, with translation MAEMHLDAVLQFLRRNGLSASESALFQDITDQKSALGGAGSPEASDDDDEFVSFGSSDFTNPYAIHTTRPGSQASSDRLSQFGTARDYRDFDMQNDVFWYKEADGDYVMPPLFDGRDFDGDPSEDKFVMSMQAEKPVEDVTKHNVVSEGRNRWGLDFEEHFKCEPDHDCDEVSESFQLEKVNKESDEHWNGVETVYTDVCKEESPTKAGLESVNDTYNLSNVKRESRVDDNIIGGASLDTTAERARAIPDELLSDEQEDDYEIFDLRIVHRKNRTGFEENKEFPIVLNSVIAGRYHVTEVLGSAAFSRVVQARDLHSGIDVCLKIIKNDKDFFDQSLDEIKLLKFVNRNDPADERHILRLYDYFYHQEHLFIVTELLRANLYEFQKYNRESGAEPYFTMHRLQVIIQQCLEALVYLHDLGIIHCDLKPENILIKSYRRCEVKVIDLGSSCFQTDNLSLYVQSRSYRAPEVMLGLPYDHKIDLWSLGCILAELYSGEVLFPNEEVVLLLARMVAMLGPIGAEMLQDGQETHKYFTREYDLYYIDEETNEVEYIIPEEMALEEHLQIPEDPVFVDFMKCLLEINPARRPSAREALKHPWLSQI, from the exons ATGGCGGAGATGCACCTCGACGCCGTGCTGCAATTCCTCAGGAGAAACGGCCTCTCCGCCTCCGAATCCGCCCTCTTCCAAGACATCACCGACCAGAAATCCGCGCTCGGCGGCGCCGGAAGTCCAGAGGCCtccgatgatgatgatgaattcgTCAGCTTCGGCTCTTCCG ATTTTACGAATCCGTATGCCATTCACACCACGCGACCGGGTTCGCAAGCCTCATCCGATAGGCTGTCCCAGTTTGGAACTGCTCGAGACTACCGTGATTTTGATATGCAGAACGACGTGTTCTGGTACAAGGAGGCCGACGGGGACTATGTCATGCCGCCCCTCTTTGACGGGAGGGACTTTGATGGCGACCCCAGCGAAGACAAGTTTGTGATGAGCATGCAAGCAGAGAAGCCCGTTGAGGATGTAACGAAGCATAATGTAGTTTCTGAGGGAAGAAATCGATGGGGTTTAGATTTCGAGGAGCACTTTAAGTGTGAGCCTGATCATGACTGTGATGAAGTGAGTGAGAGCTTTCAGCTTGAAAAGGTTAACAAAGAGAGTGATGAGCATTGGAATGGCGTTGAGACTGTTTACACGGACGTATGCAAGGAAGAGAGTCCTACAAAGGCTGGGCTTGAAAGCGTGAACGACACCTACAATCTCAGTAATGTCAAGAGAGAGTCTCGAGTTGATGATAATATAATTGGTGGAGCCTCATTGGACACAACGGCTGAAAGGGCTCGTGCAATCCCGGATGAGCTTCTGAGCGACGAGCAAGAAGATGATTATGAGATATTCGACCTACGGATCGTGCATAGAAAGAACCG GACGGGTTTCGAAGAGAACAAGGAGTTTCCCATTGTTCTGAACAGCGTCATTGCTGGTCGATATCATGTCACGGAAGTTCTAGGATCGGCTGCTTTCAGCAGAGTTGTCCAGGCTCGTGATCTTCATTCAGGGATTGATGTTTGCTTGAAGATCATCAAGAACGACAAGGACTTCTTCGACCAAAGCTTAGACGAGATCAAACTTCTCAAGTTCGTGAACAGGAACGATCCTGCTGACGAGCGCCATATTTTACGCCTCTATGACTACTTCTATCATCAG GAGCATCTCTTCATTGTGACTGAGCTTCTTCGAGCAAACTTGTACGAGTTCCAAAAATACAACCGGGAATCGGGAGCTGAACCCTATTTTACAATGCATAGGCTGCAG gtaatcattcaacaatgttTGGAGGCATTAGTGTATCTTCATGATTTAGGAATTATTCATTGTGATCTAAAGCCCGAAAACATTCTGATCAAGAGCTACCGAAGATGTGAGGTTAAGGTTATTGACCTTGGCAGCAGTTGCTTTCAGACAGACAATCTGTCCCTGTACGTACAATCACGTTCATACAGGGCTCCGGAGGTCATGCTAGGCCTTCCCTACGACCACAAGATCGACTTGTGGTCGCTCGGGTGCATCCTGGCCGAGCTATACTCTGGGGAG GTGCTATTTCCGAACGAAGAAGTTGTGTTGCTTCTTGCGCGGATGGTGGCAATGCTTGGCCCAATTGGCGCGGAGATGCTCCAGGATGGGCAGGAGACGCACAAGTATTTCACAAGAGAATATGATCTTTACTATATAGACGAG GAGACGAACGAGGTGGAGTACATAATCCCGGAGGAGATGGCGTTGGAGGAGCATCTGCAGATACCCGAGGATCCGGTgttcgttgattttatgaagTGCTTGCTGGAGATCAATCCGGCGAGACGGCCTAGTGCTCGGGAGGCGCTGAAGCACCCTTGGCTTTCCCAGATATGA
- the LOC121777424 gene encoding CTD small phosphatase-like protein, which yields MAELAAAEVYAPRTLQVWRTLLNWLAFFFQIFAQILRGTPSFNQVLSYVGLRQGSLLSSAPHAPPQFKPLPVVELSEYSEEHEEAPGVTSPGAVPVRGGGEGTANSLPFGKLTVVLDLDETLVCAYETSSLPAMLRSQATEAGIKWFELECISSDKEFEGKPKINYVTVFERPGLKEFLKQLSEFADLILFTAGLEGYARPLVDKIDSANLFSRRLYRPSTISTEYREHVKDLSCLSKNFCRIVIVDNNPFSFLLQPLNGIPCIPFSPGQPHDEQLLDVILPLLKNLSQQKDVRPILYERFHMPEWFQKHGIPSSGWT from the exons ATGGCGGAGCTGGCGGCAGCTGAAGTGTACGCGCCGCGGACGCTGCAGGTGTGGCGCACGCTCCTCAACTGGCTGGCGTTCTTCTTCCAGATCTTCGCGCAGATCCTCCGCGGCACGCCGTCGTTCAATCAGGTTCTGTCGTACGTAGGCCTGCGCCAGGGGTCGCTGCTGTCGTCCGCGCCCCACGCGCCGCCGCAGTTCAAGCCGCTGCCGGTGGTCGAGCTGTCGGAGTACTCGGAGGAGCATGAGGAGGCGCCGGGGGTGACGAGCCCTGGCGCGGTTCCGGTGCGCGGCGGCGGAGAGGGGACGGCTAATTCTCTGCCTTTCGGGAAGCTAACG GTTGTTCTTGATTTGGATGAAACTCTGGTATGTGCATATGAGACGTCAAGCTTGCCAGCCATGCTACGTAGTCAAGCCACAGAAGCTGGTATAAAATGGTTTGAATTGGAATGCATATCCTCTGACAAA GAATTTGAAGGCAAGCCTAAGATCAACTATGTGACAGTGTTTGAACGTCCTGGACTTAAAGAATTCCTGAAACAACTCAGTGAATTTGCTGATCTTATACTATTTACAGCTGGACTTGAAG GCTATGCCAGACCCCTCGTAGATAAAATAGATTCTGCAAATCTGTTCAGCCGTAGACTTTACCGGCCTTCTACCATCAGCAC GGAGTATCGTGAACATGTGAAGGATTTATCTTGCTTGTCGAAGAACTTCTGCCGAATTGTTATTGTTGACAATAATCCATTTAGTTTCTTGTTGCAACCATTAAATGGCATCCCTTGCATTCCATTCTCTCCTGGGCAACCTCATGATGAACAG CTTTTGGATGTTATCCTTCCTTTGCTCAAGAATCTCTCTCAACAAAAGGATGTAAGGCCTATTCTCTACGAAAGGTTCCATATGCCCGAGTGGTTTCAGAAACATGGAATTCCTTCTTCGGGATGGACATAG
- the LOC121775914 gene encoding NF-X1-type zinc finger protein NFXL2-like yields MLSSAAHPPQHLSSDSDSDSSSPSHSHQRHPDLSSSIFQSYLSHSSSRTTTTAADDLHHQDLIKIQSFLTSSRAGGLSCLICLERIKPTDPTWSCSSRCFAIFHLLCIQSWAHQSTTLAASRASARAAVAPDESSLAWPCPKCRVEYLKPQTPKNYYCFCGKVEDPPRDPWVLPHSCGEICGRSLKYDCGHFCLLLCHPGPCPACPKLVKNRCFCGKLEDVRRCGLKEFSCKGVCGKGLECGAHRCGEICHDGSCQPCRVKGSFRCQCGKEEMVRECCEREFRCNGECKKMLSCGRHVCEKGCHEGGCGECPFQGKRSCPCGKRVYEGMACDVSLPLCGSTCNKLLSCGFHRCPERCHHGPCVENCRMIVTKPCRCGSFKKQVPCHQELTCERKCQTLRDCGRHACKRRCCDGDCPPCSEICDRKLRCRNHKCPAPCHRGACAPCPLMVRISCACGNTHFEVPCGTETEQKPPKCHKPCPVAPLCRHAPQSKPHRCHYGACPPCRLTCGERYSCGHECQLRCHGPVPPPRPEFTLKPKKKKGNYLSEATPGSPCPPCPEVVLRSCFGRHIGAERMMVCSNSPEFPCDNLCGNPLPCSNHYCTYVCHPLKDHSSKTGESCEVCNLPCDKDRDPKCPHPCPMRCHPGECPPCKTLIKRSCHCGSMVHVFECKYYNCLSQKEQMVVRSCKGPCHRKLPNCTHLCPETCHPGPCPSPDKCSKKVTVRCGCQTLKKEWLCKDVQAAHISSGCDPKEIPKNQFGVGLLPCGSDCKSKVKALDSELHLRQVKPQEEKESDKASNVSKRRRRRQRVHEEENASRLQRIVGVARRILLVLIVVAAVVVSAYFGYKGLLWLSDWMNQLENRQTRRYPRV; encoded by the exons ATGCTCTCCTCCGCCGCCCACCCGCCGCAGCACCTCTCCTCCGACTCCGACTCCGATTCATCCTCCCCCTCCCATTCCCATCAGCGCCACCCCGATCTCTCCTCCTCCATCTTCCAATCCTACCTCTCCCATTCCAGTtcccgcaccaccaccaccgccgccgacgATCTCCACCACCAAGATCtcataaaaatccaatctttccTCACCTCCTCCCGCGCCGGCGGCCTCTCCTGCCTCATCTGCCTCGAGCGCATCAAACCCACCGACCCCACCTGGTCCTGCTCCTCCCGCTGCTTCGCCATCTTCCACCTCCTCTGCATCCAGTCATGGGCCCACCAGTCCACCACCCTCGCCGCCTCACGCGCCTCCGCACGCGCCGCCGTCGCCCCGGACGAGAGCTCCCTCGCCTGGCCCTGCCCCAAGTGCCGCGTCGAGTATCTCAAGCCCCAAACCCCCAAGAATTACTATTGCTTCTGTGGGAAGGTCGAGGACCCGCCTCGTGATCCGTGGGTTTTGCCTCATTCTTGCGGCGAGATTTGTGGGAGATCGTTGAAATATGATTGTGGTCATTTCTGTCTGCTGCTGTGCCATCCCGGGCCGTGCCCGGCCTGCCCGAAATTGGTTAAAAATCGGTGCTTTTGTGGGAAATTGGAGGATGTGAGAAGATGTGGATTGAAGGAATTTTCTTGCAAAGGTGTGTGTGGGAAGGGGTTGGAGTGTGGAGCTCATAGATGTGGTGAGATCTGCCATGATGGATCGTGCCAGCCGTGTAGGGTGAAGGGGAGTTTTCGATGCCAATGTGGGAAGGAGGAGATGGTGAGGGAGTGCTGTGAGAGGGAGTTTAGGTGCAATGGTGAGTGCAAGAAGATGTTGAGCTGTGGGAGGCATGTTTGTGAGAAAGGGTGTCACGAGGGCGGGTGTGGGGAATGCCCATTTCAAGGGAAGAGGAGTTGCCCGTGTGGGAAGAGAGTGTATGAAGGGATGGCTTGTGATGTTTCTTTACCTCTGTGTGGGTCAACTTGCAATAAGCTGCTGAGCTGTGGCTTCCACAGGTGCCCCGAGAGATGCCATCACGGGCCGTGCGTTGAGAATTGTAGGATGATCGTGACAAAGCCGTGTAGGTGTGGGAGCTTCAAGAAACAG GTCCCTTGCCATCAAGAGTTGACTTGTGAGAGGAAATGCCAAACGCTTAGGGATTGTGGTCGGCATGCTTGTAAGCGCCGCTGCTGCGATGGGGACTGCCCTCCTTGCTCAGAG ATATGTGACCGGAAGCTCCGGTGTCGAAATCACAAGTGCCCAGCTCCATGTCATAG aGGTGCCTGTGCTCCTTGCCCACTGATGGTGAGGATATCATGTGCATGTGGCAACACACATTTTGAG GTTCCTTGTGGCACAGAAACTGAACAAAAGCCTCCTAAGTGTCACAAACCATGCCCCGTAGCTCCTTTATGCAGGCATGCTCCACAATCTAAG CCACACCGGTGCCATTATGGTGCTTGCCCCCCATGTCGGCTAACTTGTGGTGAAAGATATTCATGTGGCCATGAATGCCAATTGAG GTGCCATGGACCTGTACCACCTCCACGCCCCGAATTTACGTTAAAACCAAAAAAGAAGAAGGGAAATTATCTGAGTGAAGCTACACCTGGCTCTCCATGTCCACCTTGCCCAGAAGTTGTGTTGAGGTCTTGCTTTGGCCGTCACATAGGAGCAGAAAGGATG ATGGTATGCTCAAATAGTCCCGAATTTCCCTGTGATAATTTGTGTGGAAACCCTCTTCCATGTAGTAACCATTACTGCACTTACGTATGTCATCCCTTGAAAGATCATTCTTCGAAAACAGGCGAGTCCTGCGAAGTGTGCAATCTCCCTTGTGATAAG GATAGAGATCCGAAATGTCCACATCCTTGCCCTATGCGATGTCATCCTGGAGAATGCCCCCCTTGCAAGACGCTGATTAAGCGTTCATGTCACTGTGGATCCATGGTGCATGTTTTTGAGTGTAAATATTACAACTGCCTGTCTCAGAAAGAGCAAATGGTTGTCCGTTCGTGCAAAGGGCCTTGCCATAG GAAGTTGCCGAATTGTACACACTTATGCCCAGAGACGTGCCATCCCGGCCCCTGCCCATCACCTGACAAGTGCTCTAAGAAG GTAACCGTTCGTTGTGGGTGTCAAACTCTAAAGAAGGAGTGGCTATGTAAGGATGTACAAGCGGCACATATTAGTAGTGGTTGCGATCCCAAAGAGATACCAAAGAATCAATTTGGAGTCGGACTTCTTCCTTGTGGTTCCGACTGCAAGAGCAAAGTCAAGGCCCTCGACTCAGAGTTGCATCTTCGCCAAGTGAAGCCCCAGGAG GAAAAGGAGTCGGATAAGGCTAGTAACGTGTCGAAAAGGAGGAGACGGAGGCAACGGGTACACGAAGAAGAGAATGCATCAAGGCTGCAG AGAATAGTTGGTGTGGCTAGACGGATCCTTTTGGTGCTTATCGTTGTAGCAGCTGTCGTCGTCTCTGCATATTTCGGGTATAAAGGTCTGTTGTGGTTGTCGGACTGGATGAACCAACTCGAAAATCGACAAACAAGAAGATATCCACGGGTCTAA
- the LOC121777253 gene encoding phosphoinositide phospholipase C 2-like has translation MSSKQTYRVCFCFRRRFRLAASEAPPDVKQLFAEYSENGVMDAEHLRRFMENVQQQKDATVEDAQAVLDSLKHLSIFHRRGFNLEGFFKYLFADDNQPINSKLGVHHDMTGPLSHYFIYTGHNSYLTGNQLSSDCSDVPIINALHRGVRVIELDIWPNSAGDNVNVLHGRTLTTPVELIKCLRSIKENAFVASEYPLVITLEDHLTPDLQAKVAEMINETFGDILFAPGSECLKDFPSPEFLKKRVIISTKPPKEYLKAKDVKVQEGDLKKEKDEEAWGSEPNYAKNDKDDEDGEEDEDDEEDTQEQQNEAPEYRQLIAIHAGKGKGGMQDWLRVDPDKVRRLSLSEQELEKAIVDYGRDIVRFTQRNLLRVYPKGIRFDSSNYNPLIAWSHGAQMVAFNMQGYGRSLWVMHGMFRANGGCGYVKKPDILLKPNAYGEVFDPNASLPVKTTLRVTVYMGEGWYYDFRHTHFDTYSPPDFYARVGIAGVPADTIMRKTKTLEDNWIPNWDEVFEFPLRVPELALLRIEVHEYDMSEKDDFAGQTCLPVTELCKGIRAVPLHNRKGVKYNSVKLLMRFEFV, from the exons ATGTCGTCCAAGCAGACCTACCGCGTGTGCTTCTGCTTCCGCCGCCGCTTCCGCCTCGCCGCCTCCGAGGCGCCGCCCGACGTCAAGCAGCTGTTCGCCGAGTACTCCGAGAACGGCGTCATGGACGCCGAGCACCTGCGCCGATTCATGGAGAATGTCCAGCAGCAGAAGGACGCCACCGTCGAGGACGCGCAGGCAGTTCTCGATAGCCTCAAGCACCTCAGTATTTTCCATCGCCGCGGCTTCAATCTCGAGGGTTTTTTCAAGTACTTGTTTGCTGATGACAATCAGCCTATTAACTCCAAGCTTGGG GTGCACCATGATATGACTGGTCCTCTTTCTCATTATTTTATATACACGGGCCATAATTCCTATTTGACGGGGAATCAACTAAGTAGTGACTGTAGTGATGTTCCCATCATAAATGCATTGCATAGAGGCGTCAGAGTTATTGAATTGGACATATGGCCAAATTCTGCTGGTGATAATGTCAATGTTCTTCATGGAAG GACGCTAACCACTCCTGTGGAGCTCATCAAATGTTTGAGGTCGATCAAGGAAAATGCATTTGTTGCATCTGAATATCCCCTTGTAATAACATTAGAAGATCATCTTACTCCAGATCTTCAGGCTAAAGTCGCTGAG ATGATCAATGAAACTTTTGGCGACATCCTGTTTGCCCCTGGTTCAGAATGTTTGAAAGATTTCCCTTCCCCTGAATTTCTGAAGAAAAGGGTTATTATATCGACCAAACCACCAAAAGAGTACTTAAAGGCCAAGGATGTTAAAGTACAAGAGGGtgatttaaaaaaggaaaaggatgAAGAAGCATGGGGAAGTGAGCCAAACTATGCCAAAAATGACAAG GATGATGAAGAtggtgaggaagatgaagatgatgaagaggataCTCAGGAACAACAAAATGAAGCCCCAGAATACCGGCAATTGATTGCTATTCATGCTGGAAAGGGGAAGGGTGGAATGCAGGACTGGCTGAGGGTTGACCCTGATAAAGTGAGACGTCTTAGCTTGAGCGAGCAAGAGCTTGAGAAGGCCATTGTAGATTACGGAAGAGATATTGTCAG GTTTACCCAAAGGAACTTGCTTAGAGTATACCCTAAGGGTATACGTTTTGATTCATCCAATTACAATCCCCTAATTGCATGGTCACATGGAGCTCAAATGGTTGCATTCAACATGCAG GGTTATGGAAGATCCCTTTGGGTGATGCATGGTATGTTCAGGGCCAATGGTGGTTGCGGATATGTTAAAAAGCCTGACATTTTGTTGAAACCTAATGCGTATGGCGAGGTCTTTGATCCTAATGCATCGTTACCTGTTAAAACAACTTTGAGG GTGACTGTTTATATGGGTGAAGGATGGTATTATGACTTCCGTCATACGCATTTTGATACTTATTCTCCCCCAGATTTCTATGCTAGG GTTGGAATTGCTGGAGTGCCTGCTGATACCATCATGAGGAAAACAAAAACACTTGAAGATAATTGGATACCGAATTGGGATGAGGTGTTTGAGTTCCCACTAAGAGTTCCAGAACTGGCATTACTGCGAATTGAAGTCCACGAGTACGACATGTCTGAGAAGGATGATTTTGCCGGGCAGACATGCCTGCCGGTGACGGAGCTCTGCAAAGGCATCCGAGCCGTTCCACTGCACAACCGCAAGGGGGTCAAGTACAACTCTGTGAAGCTTCTTATGCGGTTTGAGTTTGTGTGA